The Longimicrobium sp. nucleotide sequence GTGGAACACCGTCAATCCGGACGAGCGCGCCGACCTTCCGTCGCGCGCGTCCATGATGCGCCCCGAAGACGTGGCGCGCGCCGTGGTGTTTGCGGCGTCGCAGCCCCCGGGCGTGCAAATCCCCAGCATCGCCGTAGAAGCAGCCGGCTGAAAGCCCATGTTCCTGCTGAACGTAAAGGCCTCGTACGATTCCGCGCACTTCCTTCGCGACTACAAGGGAAAGTGCGAAAACCTCCATGGCCACCACTACGTCGTCGAGGCCGGCCTGGCCTTCGAAGACGTGGGCCCCGGCGGCATGGCGTTCGACTTCGGCGACGCCAAGCGCCACCTGCGCGCCATCGCCAACGAGCTGGACCACCACAACATCAACGACATCCCGCCCTTCACCGAGCTGGAGCCCAGCGCCGAGAACCAGGCGCGGTGGATCTTCCAGGAGCTGCAGGCCCGCCTGGGGCCCGAGGGCCAGAACCTGGTGTACGTTAAGGTGTGGGAAACCCCCAACCAGTGGGCGCAGTACTCGCTCAAGCCCACCTGGTAGGCTGCCGATGTACATCCTGCTGACGGACGCCCTCACCTGCCCGCGCTGCGGCCCCGGGTTCGGGCTGCTGGTGCAGGCCGACCGGCTGGAGGAGCGCCGCGTGGTGGAGGGACGGCTGGGGTGCGCCAACTGCCGCGAAACCTACCCCGTCCGCGGCGGCGTCGCCCACCTTTCCCTCGTTCCCGCGGGGGAGGCGGATGCCGCTGCCGATCCCCCCGCGGACGATCCGGATGCGCCGGTGAAGCTCGCCGCGCTGATGGGGCTGGCCGGGGCGCGGGGACTGGTGATGGTGGAGGGCCCCGGCGCGCGTCACGCGGCGGCTCTCGCGACGATGGTGCCGGAGGTGGAAGTCGTCGCTCTGGATGACGCCACGGCGCAGCCTCCGGCGATGGAGCCGGGGGTCAGCCGGGTGAGGGCCGGGGCCGCGCTGCCCTTCCGTGACGGAGCGATGCGCGGCGTGGCGCTCACGGGCGGGGCCGGCGACGCGCGGCTCCGCGAGGCGCTGCGGGTACTCGCCCCCGGCGCCCGGCTCCTGGTGGACCCCGCCGACGCAGAAACCGCCGCGCGGCTGCGGGTGCTGGGGGCGCAGGTGATGCTGGAACAGGAGGGTGTGGTGGTGGCCGCGGCGCCCGGCCGGCCGGTGCAGCTGGGGGGCCGGCGGCCGGGCTGACACGCGC carries:
- a CDS encoding 6-carboxytetrahydropterin synthase — translated: MFLLNVKASYDSAHFLRDYKGKCENLHGHHYVVEAGLAFEDVGPGGMAFDFGDAKRHLRAIANELDHHNINDIPPFTELEPSAENQARWIFQELQARLGPEGQNLVYVKVWETPNQWAQYSLKPTW
- a CDS encoding Trm112 family protein, which codes for MYILLTDALTCPRCGPGFGLLVQADRLEERRVVEGRLGCANCRETYPVRGGVAHLSLVPAGEADAAADPPADDPDAPVKLAALMGLAGARGLVMVEGPGARHAAALATMVPEVEVVALDDATAQPPAMEPGVSRVRAGAALPFRDGAMRGVALTGGAGDARLREALRVLAPGARLLVDPADAETAARLRVLGAQVMLEQEGVVVAAAPGRPVQLGGRRPG